One genomic segment of Desulfosoma caldarium includes these proteins:
- a CDS encoding methyltransferase domain-containing protein, which yields MWQRLRDRILRSRWGFEWLYLRGKTPWDTGITPPEVMEFLAHTPPGRALDLGCGTGTNAITLARHGWQVTGVDFSPQAIRRARRKAASAGLTIAFYVADVTNLATLQGPYDYVLDIGCLFALSQDGRRRYARELERLTAPGAWYMLYAWLPRPWRGGLWGISVNEVESLFGGEFTRERYVIGEEKGHPSAWYWYRRKSSMG from the coding sequence ATGTGGCAGCGCCTGCGAGACCGAATTCTGAGAAGTCGCTGGGGATTTGAGTGGCTTTACCTTCGTGGCAAGACGCCCTGGGATACCGGTATCACACCCCCCGAGGTCATGGAATTTCTCGCCCACACTCCTCCGGGAAGAGCCCTGGACTTGGGGTGCGGTACGGGAACCAACGCCATCACTTTGGCACGGCACGGCTGGCAGGTTACCGGCGTGGACTTTTCACCGCAAGCCATTCGCCGAGCGCGACGCAAAGCCGCCTCGGCCGGTCTCACCATCGCTTTCTACGTTGCTGACGTCACCAACCTGGCCACGCTTCAGGGCCCTTACGACTACGTTCTGGACATCGGCTGCCTTTTCGCTTTGAGCCAAGACGGCCGTCGTCGATATGCTCGGGAACTGGAACGACTCACCGCCCCGGGCGCCTGGTACATGCTCTACGCCTGGCTTCCGCGTCCCTGGCGGGGCGGTCTGTGGGGCATTTCCGTGAATGAAGTGGAGTCTCTATTCGGGGGCGAGTTCACCCGAGAACGCTACGTCATTGGGGAAGAAAAGGGCCATCCGTCGGCCTGGTATTGGTATCGACGAAAATCTAGTATGGGCTGA
- a CDS encoding cobyrinate a,c-diamide synthase produces the protein MSISKWAFVVAAPHSGSGKTTATLAILAALKRRGLTVQPFKVGPDFIDPGLHTCVTGTVSRNLDGWMLSRQVNEALFRHFLHAANCAVVEGVMGLFDGYDGTTEAGSTAEMAKWLHLPVILVVDARSMARSAAALVHGFCSFDPALHCAGVIFNRVGSEAHLQFLREAMASSSNLPVLGGLPRDEVLRLPQRHLGLVTAEENPLSQDFVDHLARWAETHMDLDRLLAVTTLNTQMTVNPKPSNVCAGGVFLGDFGRPFPFTGRRSRDSDPCAQPVQRPTDFENAEKHGHHARTETFSQKGLPDQPLGDASWPLHGSHPRPLIAVARDAAFCFYYQDNLDLLEAFGARLHFFSPLAGETFPEDTAALYLGGGYPEVHAKALQRNERFFEDLRRLAASNRPVYAECGGLMVLSRSIELLSGEKVPMAGILPFGTRMLSRRKALGYVEVVLTRACLLGEPELRMRGHEFHYSEINPQDSLTSCACCYRLRVRKYREEQNEGYQVGSVLASYVHLHWGSAPQAASFFVEAARKALAL, from the coding sequence GTGTCCATTTCCAAATGGGCTTTTGTTGTGGCCGCGCCGCATAGTGGATCGGGCAAGACGACGGCGACCCTGGCGATTCTGGCGGCACTGAAGCGGCGTGGTTTGACAGTTCAGCCCTTCAAGGTGGGTCCGGATTTCATCGATCCCGGCCTGCATACGTGCGTGACCGGAACGGTGTCCAGGAACTTGGACGGGTGGATGCTTTCTCGGCAGGTCAACGAGGCCCTCTTCAGACACTTTCTTCACGCGGCCAACTGTGCAGTGGTTGAAGGGGTCATGGGGCTTTTTGACGGCTACGACGGCACGACGGAAGCGGGCAGCACGGCTGAAATGGCCAAGTGGCTTCACCTTCCGGTGATCCTGGTGGTGGACGCTCGCAGCATGGCTCGAAGCGCGGCAGCGCTGGTTCATGGGTTTTGCTCCTTTGATCCGGCCCTTCATTGTGCCGGAGTGATTTTCAACCGCGTGGGCAGTGAAGCCCATCTGCAGTTTCTTCGCGAAGCCATGGCATCTTCTTCAAACCTTCCCGTGTTGGGAGGTCTGCCTCGAGATGAGGTTCTGCGATTGCCGCAACGGCATTTGGGGCTTGTGACGGCCGAAGAAAATCCGCTTAGCCAAGATTTTGTGGATCACTTGGCCCGTTGGGCCGAAACCCATATGGACTTGGACCGATTGCTGGCGGTGACCACTCTAAACACTCAGATGACGGTGAATCCCAAGCCTTCGAACGTATGTGCAGGCGGGGTTTTTCTTGGGGACTTTGGCCGGCCATTCCCTTTTACGGGGCGGCGTTCTCGCGATTCAGACCCGTGCGCGCAGCCAGTACAGCGTCCCACCGATTTCGAAAATGCCGAAAAGCATGGACATCACGCACGCACTGAGACGTTTTCACAGAAAGGATTGCCGGACCAGCCACTTGGGGATGCCTCATGGCCTCTGCACGGCTCCCATCCAAGGCCCCTGATTGCCGTGGCCCGAGATGCCGCCTTTTGCTTCTATTATCAGGACAACCTGGATCTTCTGGAAGCCTTTGGAGCTCGGCTGCACTTTTTTTCTCCATTGGCCGGAGAGACCTTCCCTGAGGACACGGCGGCCCTTTACCTGGGGGGCGGATATCCCGAAGTGCACGCCAAGGCGCTGCAGCGCAACGAGCGCTTTTTTGAGGACCTTCGACGGCTGGCCGCCTCAAATCGGCCCGTTTACGCCGAATGCGGCGGCCTGATGGTGCTCAGCCGTTCCATAGAACTTCTTTCCGGCGAAAAAGTACCGATGGCGGGAATTCTTCCCTTTGGCACGCGCATGCTTTCCAGGCGAAAGGCACTCGGGTACGTGGAAGTGGTTTTGACCCGTGCGTGCCTTTTGGGCGAGCCAGAACTACGCATGCGCGGTCATGAATTTCACTATTCCGAAATCAATCCGCAGGACTCGCTCACGAGTTGTGCCTGCTGCTACCGGCTCAGGGTGCGCAAATACCGCGAGGAACAAAACGAGGGCTATCAAGTGGGATCCGTTCTGGCCAGTTACGTGCACCTGCATTGGGGCAGTGCTCCTCAGGCCGCATCGTTTTTTGTCGAAGCAGCTCGAAAGGCTTTGGCTCTATGA
- a CDS encoding cobyric acid synthase: protein MKTPRAKTLMFLGTGSDVGKSVLAAAFCRIFKQDGYAVAPFKAQNMALNSYITSDGGEMGRAQVVQAEAAGIEPHVDMNPILLKPTSSMGSQVIVLGEAVGNFSAKQYYAYKKALVPVVRKAFERLAARYDVVVLEGAGSAVELNLKDHDLVNLAMARWAQAPCLLVGDIDRGGVFASLLGSLMLMEKQDQERIAGLLVNKFRGDPDLFQPGVRLLEEHSGRPVLGVVPYFDHIAVPEEDSVALNRRMAQGVDPSDASRRCRIGVVRLPYISNYTDFDCLERDERLHVVYFDRPADVFLCDAVILPGSKNTIEDMLALERSGMADALRAYHKAGGVVVGICGGYQMLGRRITDPHGAESRVREAQGLGFLPMSTEMASEKLTSQAVARLRGPNPLSPTDLFPLYGYEIHMGRSRFESNTAVPGLFEVVSRNGVTVPKEEATDGAWTDEGRVWGTYLHGIFDNDTFRDRFVAFLAARKGMADGMGSKSFRFSQWKEDQYDQLADFVRRHCDVDRIYRIMGLK, encoded by the coding sequence ATGAAGACGCCGAGGGCGAAGACACTGATGTTTTTGGGAACGGGTTCCGATGTGGGCAAAAGTGTTTTGGCCGCGGCCTTTTGCCGGATATTCAAGCAAGACGGTTACGCCGTAGCGCCATTCAAGGCCCAGAACATGGCTCTCAATTCCTACATCACCTCGGACGGCGGAGAAATGGGGCGTGCCCAGGTGGTGCAGGCGGAAGCCGCCGGCATTGAACCGCACGTGGATATGAACCCCATTCTCCTCAAGCCCACTTCGTCCATGGGCTCTCAGGTCATTGTCCTGGGCGAAGCGGTGGGGAATTTTAGCGCCAAGCAATACTACGCCTACAAGAAAGCGTTGGTTCCGGTGGTGCGCAAGGCTTTTGAACGGCTTGCAGCTCGATATGATGTTGTGGTTCTGGAAGGTGCGGGAAGTGCGGTGGAATTGAACCTCAAAGATCATGACCTGGTCAACCTAGCCATGGCTCGGTGGGCTCAAGCCCCCTGTCTGCTCGTGGGAGACATCGACCGCGGCGGCGTTTTTGCGTCGCTTCTGGGTTCGTTGATGCTCATGGAAAAGCAGGACCAAGAACGCATCGCCGGACTCCTCGTCAATAAATTTCGCGGTGACCCGGACCTCTTTCAGCCCGGCGTGCGCCTCCTTGAAGAACACTCAGGTCGGCCGGTGCTTGGGGTTGTGCCGTATTTTGATCATATTGCCGTCCCCGAGGAAGACAGCGTGGCTTTGAACCGGCGCATGGCACAAGGCGTGGACCCCAGTGATGCGTCCCGGCGGTGCCGCATCGGCGTGGTGCGGCTACCGTACATTTCCAACTACACGGACTTTGATTGCCTCGAGCGGGATGAGCGGCTGCACGTGGTCTATTTTGATAGACCCGCCGATGTCTTTTTGTGCGATGCCGTGATCCTTCCGGGAAGCAAGAACACCATAGAAGACATGCTTGCCTTGGAACGATCCGGAATGGCCGACGCGCTGCGGGCATACCACAAGGCGGGCGGCGTTGTGGTTGGGATTTGCGGCGGCTATCAAATGCTGGGCCGACGGATTACGGACCCTCATGGTGCTGAAAGTCGCGTGCGGGAAGCTCAAGGCCTGGGATTCCTGCCCATGAGCACGGAGATGGCTTCAGAAAAATTAACATCTCAAGCCGTGGCCCGTCTTCGTGGCCCCAATCCTTTGAGTCCCACCGACCTTTTTCCCCTTTACGGGTACGAGATTCATATGGGCCGATCCCGGTTTGAAAGCAACACCGCTGTGCCGGGGCTTTTCGAGGTGGTGAGCCGCAACGGCGTCACGGTTCCTAAAGAGGAAGCCACCGATGGGGCCTGGACCGATGAGGGGCGCGTGTGGGGCACATATCTTCATGGCATCTTTGACAACGACACCTTTCGCGACCGTTTTGTGGCCTTCCTTGCCGCACGAAAAGGAATGGCCGACGGCATGGGTTCGAAGTCTTTTCGTTTTTCTCAATGGAAGGAAGACCAATACGATCAGTTGGCGGATTTCGTTCGCCGTCACTGTGACGTGGACCGCATTTACCGCATCATGGGCTTGAAATAA
- the cbiB gene encoding adenosylcobinamide-phosphate synthase CbiB: MSALLSFSPVCLVAAFVLDLLFGDPPAWPHPVRWIGRAVEGTEPFFYGKHSAPAVQRLRGALFWLFHVAGIPICVAVLLTVASWVHRGVAILCGVWLAYTTLATRSLFDASKTVAQALQAGRLDEARRRLSLIVSRNTEHLDEEGVWRALLETVSENFSDGILAPLFYLALGGPVAAMLYKTVNTLDSMVGYRNDRYQDFGWWAARADDAFNWLPARLSALVLLGAGALCGMDWRRGWAVMRRDARKTSSPNAGFPEAAAAGLLGVMLGGPAVYFGHSVMKPTLGDALRPANREVYQGMIRLLFVGAVLGAILAAAVRFAMDT; the protein is encoded by the coding sequence TTGTCAGCACTGCTCTCTTTTTCGCCTGTTTGCCTTGTGGCGGCTTTCGTCTTGGACCTCCTTTTTGGAGATCCGCCGGCGTGGCCGCATCCCGTGCGTTGGATCGGGCGTGCGGTGGAAGGGACGGAGCCCTTTTTTTATGGAAAACATAGTGCGCCGGCGGTGCAGCGCCTGCGAGGAGCCCTCTTTTGGCTCTTTCATGTCGCGGGGATTCCCATTTGTGTTGCCGTTCTCCTCACCGTAGCGTCTTGGGTCCATCGTGGCGTGGCGATCCTGTGTGGTGTGTGGTTAGCCTACACGACCCTGGCCACGCGAAGCCTTTTCGATGCTTCCAAAACCGTCGCGCAGGCTTTGCAAGCCGGGCGGCTGGATGAAGCTCGCCGACGTCTTTCCCTCATCGTGAGCCGTAACACGGAACATCTGGACGAAGAAGGTGTGTGGAGAGCCCTTCTGGAAACGGTTTCGGAAAATTTTTCCGACGGCATTCTCGCTCCTCTCTTTTATTTGGCTCTCGGTGGGCCCGTGGCGGCCATGCTTTACAAAACAGTCAACACGTTGGATTCCATGGTGGGCTACCGGAACGATCGGTACCAGGACTTTGGATGGTGGGCGGCGCGTGCCGATGACGCCTTCAATTGGCTCCCTGCACGGCTGAGCGCCCTGGTGCTCTTGGGAGCCGGGGCCTTGTGCGGTATGGATTGGCGGAGAGGTTGGGCGGTCATGCGTCGAGACGCTCGAAAAACTTCAAGCCCCAATGCAGGCTTTCCCGAAGCGGCCGCGGCGGGGCTTTTGGGCGTCATGCTGGGAGGTCCTGCAGTCTATTTTGGGCATTCCGTGATGAAGCCCACCTTAGGGGATGCTTTAAGACCTGCAAACAGGGAAGTTTATCAGGGCATGATCCGTTTGCTCTTCGTGGGAGCGGTTCTCGGAGCGATACTGGCAGCGGCCGTTCGGTTCGCCATGGACACATGA
- the cobD gene encoding threonine-phosphate decarboxylase CobD translates to MTIQGKNGEGIPIHGGNVFETARQLGCAPEDLVDFSASINPLGPPEGLLDVLVQTFKRVQHYPDMTNKALVDALARRFQLDPDQIVVGNGSTELIYILPKAMEVSRVLAVVPTFKEYVKAFALHGCQMNLCVAEAVHDFQPTLHQLGRAMEVFQPQAILVTHPGSPCGSLMPLNVRRFLLEETGHRGVILLVDEVFVDFCEHESFLPALRGHENLVVIRSMTKFYGIPGLRLGYLAASSAWAARLRRHVPPWSVNTLAQAAGVHCLQHEDYRQKTLDVVGAERVRLSEALARIPGFTVFPSAANYLLVRLDPCLGTAAALKEELLVRHRMLIRDCANFDGLTPQDFRVAVRLPHENDRLIEALTQWRRSHDVVGSWSAEGTS, encoded by the coding sequence GTGACGATACAGGGAAAAAACGGCGAGGGAATCCCAATTCACGGCGGCAATGTATTTGAAACAGCGCGGCAACTGGGATGCGCCCCGGAAGACCTTGTGGATTTCAGCGCCAGCATCAATCCCTTGGGACCTCCTGAAGGGCTTCTGGACGTCTTGGTTCAAACCTTTAAGCGCGTGCAACACTATCCGGACATGACCAACAAAGCTCTGGTAGATGCCTTGGCCCGGCGTTTTCAATTGGATCCCGATCAAATTGTCGTAGGCAACGGATCCACCGAACTCATCTACATACTTCCCAAGGCCATGGAAGTGTCCAGAGTGCTCGCGGTGGTGCCCACCTTCAAGGAATATGTGAAAGCCTTTGCCCTTCACGGATGCCAAATGAACTTGTGTGTCGCGGAAGCGGTCCACGACTTTCAGCCGACATTGCACCAATTGGGCCGAGCCATGGAGGTCTTTCAACCCCAGGCCATCTTGGTGACGCACCCTGGAAGCCCCTGCGGATCTTTGATGCCGCTCAATGTACGGCGATTTCTTTTGGAAGAGACGGGACATCGAGGCGTCATCCTTTTGGTGGATGAAGTGTTTGTGGATTTTTGCGAACATGAATCTTTTCTGCCGGCCCTAAGAGGGCACGAGAACTTGGTGGTCATTCGATCCATGACCAAGTTTTACGGCATTCCGGGATTGCGCCTGGGATATTTAGCGGCGTCTTCGGCATGGGCCGCACGCCTGCGACGCCATGTGCCTCCGTGGTCCGTGAACACCCTGGCCCAAGCTGCGGGAGTGCATTGTCTGCAGCACGAGGACTATCGTCAAAAAACCCTGGATGTGGTTGGCGCGGAAAGGGTGCGTTTGAGCGAAGCGTTGGCCCGCATTCCGGGGTTCACAGTGTTTCCGTCCGCCGCCAACTACCTGCTCGTGCGCCTCGACCCCTGCCTGGGAACGGCTGCCGCACTCAAGGAAGAACTTCTCGTGCGCCATCGCATGCTCATTCGAGACTGCGCCAATTTCGACGGATTGACACCGCAGGACTTTCGCGTCGCCGTGCGGCTTCCTCACGAAAACGATCGCCTCATCGAGGCTCTTACCCAGTGGCGCCGATCCCACGACGTCGTAGGCTCTTGGAGCGCAGAAGGGACATCCTGA
- a CDS encoding cytoplasmic protein, translating into MGTKHTHRFVETYDGMVAFGFSRDLDEKSLMVYLQKFSDDDLMHILIPRLSDREITELFDMLSNLMRKHLTDNEYHTHFLKEEAHLASTPP; encoded by the coding sequence ATGGGAACGAAACATACCCACCGTTTCGTGGAAACGTATGACGGGATGGTGGCTTTTGGGTTTTCGCGGGATCTGGATGAAAAATCTCTCATGGTCTACCTGCAAAAATTTTCCGACGATGATCTAATGCACATCCTCATCCCCCGCCTTTCCGACAGGGAAATAACCGAGCTTTTCGACATGCTTTCCAACCTCATGCGAAAGCACCTCACCGACAACGAGTACCACACGCATTTCCTTAAGGAGGAAGCCCATTTGGCTTCGACACCTCCCTGA
- a CDS encoding inositol-3-phosphate synthase, with protein sequence MLAKDLKRKEDIETPRGKLGVLIPGIGGAVATTFMAGVEAVRRGLAEPIGSLTQMGTIRLGKRDEYRTPRIKDFVPLASPDDLVFAGWDIYEANGYEAALFAKVLRREHLEPIRDFLETVQPMKAVFDRRFVKNLDGNHVKSGSSLRDLTEAVKEDIAQFKQAHGIDRCVMIWCGSTEVYLKPEEPHQSLDAFLKAVQNNDPRISPSMIYALAALESGIPYINGAPNLTVDIPAMVTLAKEKKVPIAGKDFKTGQTLMKTILAPGLKARMLGLEGWYSTNILGNRDGLVLDDKDSFKTKEESKLSVLEYILQPQLYPSLYKNYYHKVTINYYPPRGDNKEGWDCIDIFGWMGYPMQIKVDFQCRDSILAAPLCLDLVLFADLAQRIGMYGIQEWLSFYFKSPMHREGLYPEHDLFIQLMKLKNTLRYFMGEEQITHFGLDYYMNDLS encoded by the coding sequence GTGCTGGCAAAAGACCTCAAGCGCAAAGAGGACATCGAAACACCCCGCGGTAAGCTTGGCGTGCTCATTCCTGGAATCGGCGGAGCTGTGGCCACCACCTTTATGGCCGGCGTTGAAGCTGTTCGCCGAGGCCTCGCAGAACCCATCGGATCTCTCACGCAAATGGGAACCATTCGACTGGGCAAACGCGATGAATATCGCACGCCGCGCATCAAAGATTTCGTGCCTCTGGCTTCCCCGGACGACCTCGTTTTTGCCGGCTGGGACATCTACGAAGCCAACGGGTATGAGGCGGCCCTTTTTGCCAAGGTGCTGCGAAGGGAACATCTGGAGCCGATCCGTGATTTTCTGGAAACCGTGCAGCCCATGAAGGCAGTCTTTGACCGCCGCTTCGTTAAGAATCTGGACGGAAATCACGTGAAATCGGGATCCAGCCTTCGGGACCTCACGGAAGCCGTCAAGGAAGACATCGCCCAATTCAAGCAGGCCCATGGCATCGACCGATGCGTCATGATCTGGTGTGGCAGCACGGAAGTGTACCTCAAACCCGAAGAACCACACCAATCCCTGGACGCCTTTTTGAAAGCCGTGCAGAACAACGACCCTCGCATTTCCCCGAGCATGATCTATGCGCTGGCAGCTCTGGAGAGCGGCATTCCCTACATCAACGGGGCTCCGAACCTCACCGTGGATATTCCCGCCATGGTGACGCTGGCTAAGGAAAAGAAGGTCCCTATCGCCGGCAAGGATTTCAAGACCGGTCAGACCCTCATGAAAACCATTCTTGCGCCGGGACTCAAAGCCCGCATGCTGGGCCTGGAAGGCTGGTATTCCACAAACATTTTGGGCAACCGGGACGGCTTGGTTTTGGACGACAAAGACTCCTTCAAAACCAAGGAAGAAAGTAAACTCTCGGTCCTCGAATACATTCTGCAACCCCAACTCTACCCCAGCCTGTACAAGAACTACTATCATAAGGTCACCATTAATTATTACCCGCCCCGCGGGGACAACAAGGAAGGCTGGGACTGCATCGATATTTTCGGCTGGATGGGTTATCCCATGCAAATCAAAGTGGATTTTCAATGCCGAGACAGTATTCTGGCTGCGCCGCTGTGCCTGGATCTGGTTCTTTTTGCCGATCTGGCCCAACGCATCGGCATGTACGGCATTCAGGAATGGCTTTCCTTTTATTTCAAGAGCCCTATGCATCGAGAAGGGCTGTATCCCGAACACGACTTGTTCATTCAGCTCATGAAGCTCAAAAACACGCTGCGCTACTTTATGGGCGAAGAGCAGATCACCCATTTCGGGCTGGATTATTACATGAACGATCTGTCGTGA
- a CDS encoding methylated-DNA--[protein]-cysteine S-methyltransferase, with protein sequence MHSLWVDLFFFPSWGWFLTAATSKGLCACHVLTVDFQGEGMDVASTDVQRAAETHLHRLFPGTKLMWQPNGVSSVAREALTAYLAGGGEHPHVALDWIVGTSFQHRVWQELCRIPYGATLSYGDLARRLGLSQGARAVGQACGRNPMAIVVPCHRVIGRNGSLGGYSGGIHIKKALLALEGWKPDARPLP encoded by the coding sequence ATGCATTCCCTGTGGGTCGACCTTTTCTTTTTTCCATCTTGGGGATGGTTTCTGACGGCGGCCACATCCAAAGGTCTGTGCGCCTGTCACGTGCTCACCGTCGATTTTCAAGGAGAGGGCATGGACGTGGCCTCCACGGATGTGCAACGAGCCGCCGAAACCCATCTTCACCGCCTATTTCCGGGCACAAAGCTCATGTGGCAACCCAATGGGGTGTCTTCGGTGGCCCGCGAAGCTTTGACGGCGTACCTTGCCGGTGGGGGAGAACACCCCCACGTTGCTTTAGACTGGATTGTGGGCACATCCTTTCAGCATAGGGTTTGGCAGGAACTGTGTCGCATTCCGTACGGGGCAACCCTTTCCTATGGAGACCTTGCGCGCCGTTTGGGCCTTTCGCAGGGAGCCCGCGCCGTTGGGCAAGCCTGCGGCAGGAACCCCATGGCCATTGTGGTCCCTTGCCATCGCGTCATCGGACGAAACGGATCCCTGGGCGGCTACTCGGGAGGCATTCACATCAAGAAAGCCCTTCTGGCTTTGGAAGGATGGAAGCCCGACGCTCGGCCTTTGCCTTGA